The DNA window CCGTCATTTCGGCGCGTCCTCGGAAAAATCCTCCTGGAATTCCTCGAGTTCCACCGGATTGAGGTCCGAGACCGCCTAGAAGGTCAGGCCCGCCTCGTTCCAGTGGACGAGATTGTAGCCGTCGTGTTCGCCAGCTAGGACGCACAAGAGCGGTTTGGAGAGCTGGTCGCGTCATCGTTCATTGCGGAAAGATTGCGGACCCGTCGAATTGCAGTCCCACCGTTTGGCCAATCGGGACCGAGGCCAGGTCTGACGTTTCCGTGGCATCGAGCAGAGCTTTGTTGTCGACGAGGCGAACGCCGATTCTGCGAGACGTTCCGGTGCGCTTGCGCGAGATGACGGTTGCCGGCAGTCCCGACGTCATATCAGTGCTCATCCTGACCTGCTCCGGCCGGACATAGAGGTAAGCCGGACCATCCGGATGGGCGGCAGGCAGGCGGCTGTCGATCCGGTAGTTGCCGATCCAGGGAGCGCCATCGCGAACGTCAACGACAAGTCGTGTCATATCGCCGATGAAATCGCATACGAAGGGTGAGCCGGGACGGTCATAGATATCCTCTGGCGTCCCGACCTGTTCGATGCGGCCATTCGACATCACGACGACCCGGTCCGCGAGTTCCAGCGCTTCTTCCTGATCATGGGTGACGAAAAGGGTGGTGTGCCCCGTCTGTTCGTGGATGCGGCGCAGCCATTGGCGCAGGTCCTTGCGAACCCGTGCATCGAGTGCGCCGAAGGGCTCGTCCAATGCCAGAACACGGGGCTCGATGGCGAGGGCCCTGGCGAGGGCGACGCGCTGGCGCTGGCCGCCGGACAACTGTGCGGGATAGCGGTCGCCAAAGCCGTTCAGTTGAATGAGATCCAGCAGTTCCTCGACCTTCAGGGAAATGGCTGTCTTGCCCGGTCTCTTGCCGCGGGCTCGCGCCCTGAGGCCAAAGGCGATGTTGTCGGCCACCGTCATGTGCCGGAACAGGGCGTAGTGCTGGAAGACGAAGCCAACGTTGCGCTCCTGGATCGTGAGGGTTGCGGCATCCTCGTGATTGAAGAAGACGGCTCCAGCGGTCGGCATGTCGAGTCCGGCGACGATGCGCAGCAGCGTGGTCTTGCCGGAGCCGGAGGGCCCCAGCAGGGCGACGAGTTCGCCGGAATCGATGGAAAGGTCGATGCCGTGCAGGGCGGGCGTGTGGCCAAAGTCTTTGGTGAGGTCACGAATATCGATGCGCATGGGATCGGTCCTCGATCAGTGGCGATGCCGGGTGGAAAGCTCGGCGGCAAAACGCCATTCGAGCAGCGATTTCAAGGCGAGTGTAACGAGGGCGAGAAGGGTCAGGAGGGCTGCCACGGCGAAGGCGGCGGCGAACTGATACTCGTTGTAGAGCACCTCGATATGCAGAGGCATCGTGTTGGTCAGGCCACGGATGTGACCGGACACGACCGAGACCGCGCCGAATTCGCCCATTGCCCGCGCATTGCAGAGAAGGACGCCGTAGAGCAGGGCCCATTTGACGTTGGGCAGGGTCACCGTCAGAAACGTCCTGAAGCCGTTGGTGCCGAGCGACAGTGCGGCCTCTTCCTCCGCCGTGCCCTGCTCCTGCATGAGCGGAATGAGTTCGCGGGCGATGAAGGGAAACGTGACGAAGATCGTGGCGAGCACGATGCCCGGGACCGCGAAGATGATCTCAAGACCGGCTGCGCCGAGAAGGCCGGCAAACCAGCCATGCGTGGTCGAGTAGAGGAGGACGTAGCAGAGACCGGCGACCACGGGCGAAACGGAAAAGGGCAGGTCGATCAGCGTGATCAGAAATGCTTTGCCTTTGAACTCGAACTTGGCGATGGCCCATGCGGCGGCGATGCCGAACGCGAGATTGGCAGGGACGGAGATGGCCGCAACGATCAAGGTCAGCCCGATAGCCGAGAGTCCATCCGGTTCGGTCAATGCTGCAACGACCGGACCGACCCCTTTGCGAAAGGCCTCGATGAAGACGGCGGCGAGCGGCAACAGCAGGAAGAGCATGAGAAGGCCGACCGCGAGCAGGATCGCGGCTCGGCGGACAAGGGGGCTTTCCTCGGTCGGGGACGGCGGAACAGCCTTTGGTTTGACGCGGTCGGCCGGACCGGCTTTGACGCGATGTGCGGCAACAAGCCCATGCACTTGAGCAAAGACATCGGTCATCGGCCAAGCCTCCGGGACGACCAGGATTGCAGAAGATTGATGAGGAGAAGCATCGAGAAGGAGATCGCCAGCATGATCGCGGCGATGACCGTCGCACCGGCATAATCGAACTCCTCGAGCTTGATCACGATCAGCAGCGGTGCGATCTCGGAGACGTAGGGAATATTTCCGGCGATGAAGATGACGGAGCCGTATTCGCCGATCGCCCGCGCGAGGCCGAGGGCGAAGCCGGTGAGCAGCGTCGGAAGAAGCGGTGGCAGGACGACCTTCGTCAGGGTGGCAAACCGGCTTGCGCCAAGGCTTGCGGATGCTTCCTCCACCTCGCGGTCGAGGTCGGCGAGGACCGGCTGCACGGTGCGCACGATAAACGGCAGGCTGACGAACACGAGCGCGATGAAGATGCCGAGCGGCGTAAAGGCGACCTTGATCCCGAGAGGGCCGAGGAACTGGCCGATCCAGCCATTCGGGGCATAGAGAGCCGTCAATGCGATGCCGGCAACGGCGGTCGGGAGCGCGAAAGGCAGGTCGATCATCGCATCGAGCAGTCTGCGGCCCGGAAAGTCGTAGCGGACGAGCACCCAGGCGATCAGCAACCCGAAAGGCAGATCAAAGAGTGCCGCCGCGAAAGCGGTCAGGAAGGAGACGCGCAGGGCTGCGAGCGTGCGCTCGTCACCGGCAAGTCTGACAAAATCGGCACCGTCGATCTGGGCGGCGCTGACCAGCAGGGCCGCAATCGGCAGCAGCACGATCAATGTCAGGTAGAGGAGGCTGAAACCGAGGCTCAACCGGAAGCCTGGCAGAATGCTGGGCTGGACAAGTCTGATGGCCATGTCGGGTCTCGCTGCGGGAGAAAGGTACCCGGCGGCGCATGCGCTGACGCCGCCGCCGGTCAGTCCGGGTGGCTATTTTGCAGGCTTGTAGATCTGGTCGAAGATTCCGCCGTCTCCGAAGTGGGTCGGCTGCGCCTTGGCCCAGCCGCCGAAGATCGGATCGTCGATGCTGACGAGCGTCACCTTCGCGATGGCGGTCAGCAGGGCAGGGTCGGTCACCTTTTCCGGATCAGACGGCCGGTAGTGATGTTTCGCCGCGAGCGTCTGGCCCTCTTCGGAATAAAGGTAGTTGAGATAGGCTTCGGCAACCTTGCGTGTGCCGTGGGCATCGACATTGGCGTCGACGATGGCGACCGGCGGTTCGGCGAGGATCGACTGGGGCGGAACGACGATGTCGAAGGCGTCCTTGCCGAATTCGTCCTGGGCGAGGAACGCCTCGTTCTCCCAGGCGAGCAGCACGTCGCCGATCTGGCGCTGGGCAAATGTGGTGGTGGAGCCGCGGGCGCCGGTATCAAGGACCGGGACATGGGCAAAGAACTGGCCCAT is part of the Hartmannibacter diazotrophicus genome and encodes:
- the cysW gene encoding sulfate ABC transporter permease subunit CysW produces the protein MTDVFAQVHGLVAAHRVKAGPADRVKPKAVPPSPTEESPLVRRAAILLAVGLLMLFLLLPLAAVFIEAFRKGVGPVVAALTEPDGLSAIGLTLIVAAISVPANLAFGIAAAWAIAKFEFKGKAFLITLIDLPFSVSPVVAGLCYVLLYSTTHGWFAGLLGAAGLEIIFAVPGIVLATIFVTFPFIARELIPLMQEQGTAEEEAALSLGTNGFRTFLTVTLPNVKWALLYGVLLCNARAMGEFGAVSVVSGHIRGLTNTMPLHIEVLYNEYQFAAAFAVAALLTLLALVTLALKSLLEWRFAAELSTRHRH
- a CDS encoding sulfate/molybdate ABC transporter ATP-binding protein, encoding MRIDIRDLTKDFGHTPALHGIDLSIDSGELVALLGPSGSGKTTLLRIVAGLDMPTAGAVFFNHEDAATLTIQERNVGFVFQHYALFRHMTVADNIAFGLRARARGKRPGKTAISLKVEELLDLIQLNGFGDRYPAQLSGGQRQRVALARALAIEPRVLALDEPFGALDARVRKDLRQWLRRIHEQTGHTTLFVTHDQEEALELADRVVVMSNGRIEQVGTPEDIYDRPGSPFVCDFIGDMTRLVVDVRDGAPWIGNYRIDSRLPAAHPDGPAYLYVRPEQVRMSTDMTSGLPATVISRKRTGTSRRIGVRLVDNKALLDATETSDLASVPIGQTVGLQFDGSAIFPQ
- the cysT gene encoding sulfate ABC transporter permease subunit CysT; the encoded protein is MAIRLVQPSILPGFRLSLGFSLLYLTLIVLLPIAALLVSAAQIDGADFVRLAGDERTLAALRVSFLTAFAAALFDLPFGLLIAWVLVRYDFPGRRLLDAMIDLPFALPTAVAGIALTALYAPNGWIGQFLGPLGIKVAFTPLGIFIALVFVSLPFIVRTVQPVLADLDREVEEASASLGASRFATLTKVVLPPLLPTLLTGFALGLARAIGEYGSVIFIAGNIPYVSEIAPLLIVIKLEEFDYAGATVIAAIMLAISFSMLLLINLLQSWSSRRLGR